From the genome of Prunus persica cultivar Lovell chromosome G8, Prunus_persica_NCBIv2, whole genome shotgun sequence:
GCAAGTAATTACCTGATACAGCCTCTTCTTGTTGTTCCCATCCCATACATTCACATAGCCATCACAACCTCCAGTAGCAAAAGTGCCATAGCtgcaattgaatttcaaaatgaaattataaaaatatgcaCATGGAGTAAAAGGCAACTTATATCAACACTATCCCAAAACTCAGATTGCTAACATAATATTCATTTCGAGTTCAAGAACAATGTCTCAAACTCTATCCAGTTCAAATAGTGTAATGTTCAGTTATAACTTATATGTAGTATGATTGCAACTCTCATACAAGCGAAAGCATGTTCCAGTTTCTAGATGACTgcttttttcaatttgtccCCATGTGGTGAAAATCGGCTGTCCGCATGGCAGTCAATAATGTAAAGGAATCTCACTCAAAAACtcttttgataattttattaaagtaTCAATCAGCTAAGTGATAATTCTATGAATTCCACAAATTAATGCATAAAAAGTTTAGTacacaatattttaaaagaaaaaagtaactTACATGGGGTGGAATGCAATTGCATTTACTGGATAGACAATGTCCCTTCCAGCCTCTGATTTTCTGTGACACTTGAATGCATATCTGCACCAAGGTTAATACCATTAACAAATTAAGGATGAATGACAGAAATCAGTGCACAATATCACCATAAGAGGAATTTTACAGTTGTTCCACCAAGAAAAATCTACAAGCGAAGTAAAGCTTAGAACCACCCAATAATTAAGTTGTGGCGGTGAACTAACAGAAGCATGCTTTATGACGATGGCACAGCCTAATTTATGAAAGAGATAATCAGTAATCATCATGGACCATATAGAGGTCTAGTGGTGCATATATCAAGAAGAACaactcttttgttttgtttttttcttttggtttgggGTGGTGGGTGGCATCTAAAAGATGTCGTAGGCCATTCTAAAGAAACCCCTACAGATAGGAGGTCGTGAAACTGAAACTATCAGTCAATGTAAAGCACAATTTCTCAGTAATAGCTGAATGCTTACTTTTTGGTCTGACTAGCCTCTGAGAGATCAAAAAACTCCATCGCAACCCGTCCTTCAACAGAACTAAGAGCATAACCTGCAAAAAGTAATCATAGGATCAAACATGAAAGAAGCAACAGCATGGATGCATTCCATTCACAAAAAcaacttaaaattttgtaacttatttttttaaggcAATACTGAAATGAAAAAGTTTCTTTGTTGCGAGCAAGGGAAAAGCAGTGGGAGTGGTTAGCCACAAAGCCACACAATTCTGCCCTTCGCAATACCTTTGACAAAGTACCAAgtgcaagaaagaaaaagtttgtGAGATGTGTCCTAAAGCTAAAAGCTACTAAAATTACCTGTTCCATTAGGATAACAGCGCACACATCGAGTTTGATACTTCAATGAAGATTCCCTCCGTTGCTCAGGCTGGGACATATTTCTCAAATCATAGACATTGACGTGTCTTCCTGCTGTTGCAACCACCAACCGATTTCCaacaagagaaagagaataaACACGTTCGGGTTGTGGGTACGTCCCAACAAGAGTACGCTCCTGTCCGCTTGCACCTCTGGGGTCCCAACACTTGAGTGTCTTATCCCAACTACCAGTGATCAACTGCCCTGATATCATTTCATCGCACAAGAAAGTAAAAATGGGATCCTTCCAGTGAACGGAAACAAATTGGCCGCAGTTGAACTTAATAAATGAAATTACTGAAAGTACCAACTATAGTATCAACATTACGATAAAGTAAGGAACATGATTTAAGGTTATAAATATTTCCATTTAAAGAACAACTAATACAACAAAGCATACTATAAACTCTGAGCAGCCCAGATACAAAATCAATCAGCAAATTTAGGACAAAAAAGTTttgcaagaaaaaaacttttgaGGTTTTGATTGGAACTAATTTCAAATGTAAAAAAATGATAACTTGGAGAACATACCTGCTGCATAAGAGTACTCAACGCACCGCACTGGTGCATCGTGCCTTCCTAGGATGTCTTCCTTACTAGAGCTGAAAACGAGCCTGGAACATTGACACAGAGCATAGACAAAACATGAGAAgtcagaattgggttttagagcattagggttttggggttttaaTTACCGTCTAACAGTGTTGTCGGCGCCGGCGCTGAAGCCGGAAGAGTCGTCGTGGAAGCAGCAATCGAGTACGGGACCGCCGTGCTTGAACTCTCCTCGCAGCACATTGGCGCTGGCGTCGTACAATCGGACGGTCTGCGCAATTAGAGAGGGgttatagagagagagagaagggggaTACGTGGCGACATATATGAGAGTGAGGGCATACCTTGTCCCATGAAGAGACGAGCAAATGATCGCTGTGGTTGGAGAAGCGGAGGTTAGAGATGCCGTCGGAAGGGGGGCTGGAGAGCTCGCGGCCCGGCGCCGGCGGAGGGACAGCTGTCATGGCGGAATTggacggagagagagagagagagagagagagagagagagagagtgtgtgtgtgtgtgtgtgtgtgttttagggtttttgaattttgaagagTTGAGAGTGTCGTTGGAGATGGAGAgtgatgagagagaaaagaaagagggaaGGCGGTttgaaaaatggaagaaaacaaGAGAGAGACGAAGGTGATTTTGTGATCCAGAGGttctttcaaattcaaaatgagGGGACGATTTGCTTGTTTCAACAAGCTTGGGCTCATTTCTGCAAGCCCAACATAACAGAGTTGCTACATGCACCCAAAAGTTTAATCGCTATACTGGACGGAGTCGTTGAATAGTAACTTCACTTAAGTTCATTTTTAAGATTGAGCACAAACATATAtgagtttaattaaattagttagAAAATATGTACTCCCGACTATGCTTCTGAGTTCGAATAACCCTTTCATTACTTTAGATTAAGTAATGTAAGAGGAGCAGGTCGAACTCATGCACAAGGGAACCAAACATACATATGCCACCTGAAAATCAgttcttaaaaaattcaagacacccaaaaaaaataatttttgtatttttgtgaactttacaaaacaaaaagaaaatagacgACCATGACTAACGTTTCTCAAATGATTCTTTGGTACGGGTGGTCCATGTGGCCGCCTTCTATATAAGAATTTCTTGCTATATTGCCCATCTCAAGGGGCAAGTTAGCACCGCTCCGGATGACATTACCATACGCTGTCACTTCTCTTTCTGATGCTGAAGCTGTCCTAAATAcgaacaacttttttttttttttttttttttttttctttcaaagttttcttaaaaacttttcgaatTTGcccttttaaaataaatagtaaattTTAGTTCTTTAACCTTTCTgtgtagtttttatttttttttttgtgagaaTTTTTCACCtcttttgtgagagctttcTACTTCTCATttgtgagaattttttttttgggtattatTATGACttgattttttcaagttttatttattttttgttattttaagttTGTTTTATAGTTGGATGTCTATGCCAAAATTTATTTGATCCTGCGTGATTGTTAGTGAAAGAGCCTTATATtagattgtcttaattttgatattagattGTTCCGTTATTATAATGATATTTTGTAGCTAGTTTGTATGGGCCATTTGTGG
Proteins encoded in this window:
- the LOC18767125 gene encoding mitotic checkpoint protein BUB3.2, which translates into the protein MTAVPPPAPGRELSSPPSDGISNLRFSNHSDHLLVSSWDKTVRLYDASANVLRGEFKHGGPVLDCCFHDDSSGFSAGADNTVRRLVFSSSKEDILGRHDAPVRCVEYSYAAGQLITGSWDKTLKCWDPRGASGQERTLVGTYPQPERVYSLSLVGNRLVVATAGRHVNVYDLRNMSQPEQRRESSLKYQTRCVRCYPNGTGYALSSVEGRVAMEFFDLSEASQTKKYAFKCHRKSEAGRDIVYPVNAIAFHPIYGTFATGGCDGYVNVWDGNNKKRLYQYSKYPTSIAALSFSRDGRLLAVASSYTFEEGDKPHEPDSIFVRSVNEIEVKPKPKVYPNPPA